The sequence gggaattgtatgtaaaaataatgtgatatcttgtaacaattgtaagtctgctaagaaatgtaaatgtaattaatataGAATCTGTATCATCAATAAATGAATGGGTGGAGCTGCTGTGCCCCGGGAGGGAGTCTCGCTCCCCTCCCTGACCCTGTGTCTCTCGGTCAGGTTTCTACGTGACGCTGGTGGTGAACCGCTGGTGGAGTCAGTACCAGTCCATCCCGATGCCAGACCGGCTCATGTGTGTGATCTCGGGGAGCGTGCACGGGGCGGGGGAGCGGGGGCGTCTCCTGAGGCGCTCCCTGATGCGCTACGCCagcctctcctccctgctcatcTTCCGATCGGTCAGCACCGCTGCCTTCAAGAGATTCCCCACCATGGACCACGTAGTGGAGGCAGGTAGGAGGCACCCAGCCAGGCCCTCGCCTCTTCATATGAGCAGGCTTTTAAAACCCATTCACTGACCAGCttctttttaatacattttgtaatggAAGAGCATGTTTGAAAAATCTACGctttttaattcattaattcaattaaaaaaatggtttGGTAACCTGTTAGGGTTTATAGAgggttatttttaataataataataataataataataataataataataataataataataataataataataataatgatgatttttATGACTGGGGATATTGTACAGAAAAGCAGCCACGTGGAACCAATGTGTCGGGTGGGGATTTGTTTCCGCAGGGTTCATGACCAGGAACGAGCGCAAGAAGTTTGAGAATCTGCAGTCTCCCTACAACAAGTACTGGATACCCTGTGTGTGGTTCTCGAACCTCGCCGCGCTGGCCCGCAAGGAAGGGAGGATCAGGGACGACCACGCGCTCAAACTCCTCCTGGAGGTAAAGAAGGGATCACAGACTTCACCATGGGGGCAGCCACAGGGGTGGagagagacgggggggggggggtgttgaatCAGGAGTTTCCTGGACTGGTTTCAATGTTGAcccttttattttttgtgtgtgcgtgctcgcaggagctcaatgttttccgagggagctgcagcatgctgtttcatTATGACTGGATCAGTGTGCCTCTGGTTTACACACAGGTAAGACATCGAGctgggagggggtggggtgggtttTGGGTTGGTTTGGGGGATGGGGTTGGTTTGGGGGTTGGGGGATGGGTTGGTTGGTTTGGGGGATGGGGTTGGTTTGGGGGTTGGGGGATGGGTTGGTTGGTTTGGGTTGGGGGTTGGAGGATCGGGTTGGGGGTGGTTTGGTGTGGGGGTTGGTTTGGGGGTGGTTTGGGTTGGGGGTTGGAGGATTGGGTTGGGGGTTGGTTTGGGGGTGGTTTGGTGTGGGGGTTGGTTTGAGGGTGGTTTGGGTTGGGGGTTGGAGGATCGGGTTGGtctgggggttgggggttgggggtggtTTGGGTTGGGGGTTGGAGGATCGGGTTGGTCTGGGGGTTGGGATGGGGTTGGTTTGGGGGTTGATTTGGGGGTGGTTTGGGTTGGGGGTTGGTGTGGGGGTTGGGGGGTGGTTTGGGTTGGGGGTTGGAGGATCGGGTTGgtgtgggggttgggggttggttTGGGGGTGGTTTGGGTTGGGGGTTGGAGGATCGGGTTGGTGTGGGGGTTGGAGGTTGGGGGTTGGGATGGTGTTATTTAgggttgttgttggtgttgtgtCTGTCTCGGGAGCTGGAGAAAGCTCTCTGTAAACGCTGTGTGTCTGACTGCAAAGGCGACAGCAACCTGCCTGTGAAGGTCAGCCGGGCGTGGGAGAGATTCCTTTCATTTATTtgacagacgcttttatccaaggtgactctCACAGGCGTTGCAGGGCAGTGCagtgttacaatgcaagattgatatttaaacacagtgcggtTTTTCTCACATGTCTGTCACACCCCCCACACCCCTCCAGGTGGTCACCATCGCGGTGTACAGCTTCTTCGTCGCCTGTCTGATTGGAAGGCAGTTCCTGGACCCGGCTCAGTCTTACCCGGGGCACGATTTCGACATGTATGTCCCGGTCTTCACTCTGCTGCAGTTCTTCTTCTACGCTGGGTGGCTCAAGGTGAGCAGTGCCAagagaagaggggggggggggggggggttgggggttggctTGGTTGGGCAGTCGGGGGTTGGGGTTGGCTTGGTTGGGCGGTCTGGGGTTGGGGTTGGCTTGGTTGGGCGGTCTGGGGTTAGGGTTGTCttggttgggggttgggggtttggGTTGGTGTTGTCTTTGTTcggggttgggttgggtttggggttttttggtgtgttttaaaatgttccagaccacccctgcagtgtttataagAGCCACGTCCCAGAATCTGCAGCAATGCTTTACCTGCACTGGGCTGCACAGCACCGACGTCTCCTTCTCTCCACTGTGATCCAGGTGGCTGAACAGCTGATCAACCCCTTCGGAGAAGACGATGATGACTTTGAGACAAACCGGCTGATCGACAGAAACTTCCAGGTAACCCCGCCTTCCTGTGAGAGAGCGGCAGGACTACGAGTCCCACCATGCAGTGCAGCGAGACGGGCAGGACTACACATACCAGAATGCAGTGCGGCATGACCTGACCCTGAGAATGCTTTACCACCCATTTCTCCGCACGAATGAAACAGCTCAATAGACTCTGTTCTGCTCGCAGGTGTCCATGATGGCAGTGGATGAGATGTACAGCGACCTGCCCATCATTGAGAAGGACCGTTACTGGAACGACTCGAACCCCAGGGCTCCCTACACGGCCTCCACCGTCTTCGTGCTGCAGAAGCCGTCTTTCCAGGGATCCGCGTTCGACATGACGTGAGCAGAGCCCAGCCCGTGCCTCTTTCAAACGCACGGCTTAACTGAGCGCTTACTGAACTGAAAATCTAGGCAAATTCATGATTAGTCTAATTGAACTGAAGTCTTTAATAGGCCACGCTATGCAATTCCATTTAAAACagtgagagaaaaggaacacagagccacacatggtgaaacgcaggagactttttagaagttgtttaagatgcctgattgaagcacaaagcggtctgacattttcacacaggagcacctgttgtttctatatccctTGTTACTGAGCTGACAATGTGAATTCTCccccccagaggttttcatgcaggcgggtcTGTAAAGGATATCAGTGACACGTCGTGAGCTGGTCTGATAGCCCTGCACATGGCTGGAGTTTGTGGAGGTCGCTGAGCCGCCCAGGGAGGTCTAACTGCTGctcattttgttgtttttccaCAGGATCCCCAAAGAGGAGATGCAGTTCCAGCCTCTGGACGACATTGAGGAGAATCTGGATGAGAGCGGAGGGCCCGGGATGGGGGTGCCCCACTACAACCTGCCCCTGTTGAACCGGCTGCTGGGCTCCGCGCCCTCCCCGGCCAGCCTGGGCGGCATGCTGACCCGCTCCTCCCCCGCGCGGCGGCTGCAGCTCCtgaagagagggggaggaggaggaggaggaggcagctTCTGCTCGGACGGCAGCTCTCTCTACTCCTGCTTGTGTCAGGACACCCAGAGCACCGCGTGCAGCTGTGGAGCCTTCCCCCAGCACCCTCCCCTCAGCGGGATCCAGCTCCCCCGCGACGAGAGCGAGACGCAGCCAGGGGGCGCCGGAGAACCGTGCCAGAACAAACAGGCAGAAGAGCCACCCAGGAGAGCCAGGGAAGGGGCAGACGGCCAGGCTGAAGGGCAGGCCAGGCTGCTCAGGCGCCTGACCCCTCAGCCCTCCTTCCGGCCGCTTGAACGAGTCCCGAGGCCAGAAGCGGAGAAGCCAGGCTTCGCCGTGAGGCTCGTGGAAAGCTTCCCACCCCCAGCCTGCGAGACCCCCGGCAGCCTGCTGGCCAATGAGCCGCTACAGCAAGGAGAGAGGCCGGCCAATGGCAGCCAGGCCCCGCCCCTGCTGGTGCTCTTGCCGAACGGCAGCCAATCGGACGTTGAGGTGCAGACCCGGACGCAGCCTCCTCGTCATCCAGCCCCGGGGGTCTGGAACGTGCATCTGAGGAGCGTCAGCGTGGGGTCGGAGGTCAGTGTCCCGCTGCACATCTGTGAAGGAGAGCTCCTGGACACGGGGCGGGGCCTC is a genomic window of Acipenser ruthenus chromosome 34, fAciRut3.2 maternal haplotype, whole genome shotgun sequence containing:
- the LOC117402010 gene encoding bestrophin-2, translated to MTVTYTAHVANARFCGFSKLLLAWKGSIYKLLYKEFLAFFITYMALSISYRFVLLDYQKRYFEKLAMYCNHYANLIPMSFVLGFYVTLVVNRWWSQYQSIPMPDRLMCVISGSVHGAGERGRLLRRSLMRYASLSSLLIFRSVSTAAFKRFPTMDHVVEAGFMTRNERKKFENLQSPYNKYWIPCVWFSNLAALARKEGRIRDDHALKLLLEELNVFRGSCSMLFHYDWISVPLVYTQVVTIAVYSFFVACLIGRQFLDPAQSYPGHDFDMYVPVFTLLQFFFYAGWLKVAEQLINPFGEDDDDFETNRLIDRNFQVSMMAVDEMYSDLPIIEKDRYWNDSNPRAPYTASTVFVLQKPSFQGSAFDMTIPKEEMQFQPLDDIEENLDESGGPGMGVPHYNLPLLNRLLGSAPSPASLGGMLTRSSPARRLQLLKRGGGGGGGGSFCSDGSSLYSCLCQDTQSTACSCGAFPQHPPLSGIQLPRDESETQPGGAGEPCQNKQAEEPPRRAREGADGQAEGQARLLRRLTPQPSFRPLERVPRPEAEKPGFAVRLVESFPPPACETPGSLLANEPLQQGERPANGSQAPPLLVLLPNGSQSDVEVQTRTQPPRHPAPGVWNVHLRSVSVGSEVSVPLHICEGELLDTGRGLDEGQRRPADVEDGV